One Caldisericum sp. DNA segment encodes these proteins:
- the ispH gene encoding 4-hydroxy-3-methylbut-2-enyl diphosphate reductase — MHRKSGRTIIVSKSVGFCSGVERAVSIVEDLTKESKQVFTVDSILHNEREMARLKSLGVNVAEANDKGEIVILPAHGATDEEIENLKRRFEKIVDVTCPFVIRTVNIIKKLVSEGYKIVVVGEKGHRETKVLKETAKENLMCVVSDISELKGYENDYFPKVALVSQSTVSRSLALDTAKFFLEHSFEFRFFDTICPETVKRQEEAYEIARSVDCVIVVGGRHSANTNRLYEIARKVNPNTFFVEDVQELKKYDLTGFNKIGIVSGTSTPEYIIKEIVDYLTNLG, encoded by the coding sequence ATGCATAGAAAAAGCGGAAGAACTATCATAGTATCAAAGTCAGTTGGTTTTTGTTCAGGAGTTGAACGTGCGGTAAGTATAGTAGAAGACCTTACAAAGGAGTCGAAACAGGTTTTTACTGTTGACTCGATCCTTCATAACGAAAGGGAAATGGCTCGATTGAAGTCTCTTGGGGTAAATGTTGCGGAAGCAAATGATAAAGGTGAAATTGTCATACTTCCTGCGCATGGTGCAACAGACGAAGAGATAGAAAACCTTAAGAGGAGATTTGAAAAAATTGTCGATGTAACCTGCCCTTTTGTCATACGCACCGTGAATATCATAAAGAAACTTGTAAGTGAAGGGTATAAAATAGTAGTTGTGGGAGAAAAGGGACACAGAGAAACAAAGGTACTCAAAGAGACAGCAAAAGAAAATCTTATGTGCGTTGTTTCAGATATTAGCGAACTTAAAGGATACGAGAACGATTATTTTCCGAAGGTTGCACTTGTCTCGCAATCGACTGTTTCAAGATCCCTTGCGCTAGATACCGCAAAATTTTTTCTTGAACATTCCTTTGAATTCAGGTTTTTTGATACAATTTGCCCTGAAACCGTAAAAAGGCAGGAAGAGGCATACGAAATTGCAAGGAGTGTTGACTGTGTAATTGTTGTCGGTGGAAGGCATTCTGCAAATACCAACAGGCTTTATGAGATTGCAAGGAAGGTTAATCCAAATACTTTTTTTGTCGAAGATGTTCAAGAATTAAAAAAATACGACCTTACCGGTTTTAACAAAATTGGCATCGTTTCAGGAACTTCAACACCAGAATACATCATTAAGGAAATAGTCGATTACCTTACAAATTTGGGATAA
- a CDS encoding 1-acyl-sn-glycerol-3-phosphate acyltransferase, which produces MFYEIVRIIAKLYFKIFYNFKVLGTENIPEEGGYIVSPNHTHWLDIPLIGVALPKRMYSFGKKELFESKIIGPILRHLGGIPVNREKPDLTSIKLSKEVLQKGYPLLLFPEGTRSRTGVLLKGKKGAVYFSTVAKVPIVPAGIVGLGRKFIHMKRTKLAVYFGKPFKPYEVFDPKDKDYYDRATEYLMELIRECIEKAEELS; this is translated from the coding sequence ATGTTCTACGAAATAGTAAGGATTATAGCGAAACTCTATTTTAAAATCTTTTATAATTTTAAGGTGTTGGGAACTGAGAACATACCAGAGGAAGGCGGATATATCGTTTCGCCAAACCATACACACTGGCTTGATATACCGCTTATTGGTGTCGCCTTACCAAAAAGAATGTACAGTTTCGGCAAGAAAGAATTGTTTGAGAGTAAGATTATAGGACCAATCTTGAGGCATCTTGGCGGCATACCTGTTAACAGGGAAAAGCCCGATTTAACATCAATCAAGCTTTCAAAGGAAGTCCTTCAAAAAGGATATCCGCTCCTCCTCTTTCCAGAAGGGACCCGTTCAAGGACAGGTGTCCTTCTTAAAGGCAAGAAAGGTGCAGTGTATTTTTCAACAGTTGCAAAGGTGCCGATTGTTCCTGCAGGTATAGTGGGGCTTGGAAGGAAGTTCATCCATATGAAGCGCACAAAACTTGCAGTGTATTTTGGGAAACCATTCAAGCCTTATGAAGTTTTCGACCCAAAAGACAAGGATTATTACGACAGGGCAACCGAGTATTTAATGGAGTTAATAAGAGAATGCATAGAAAAAGCGGAAGAACTATCATAG
- a CDS encoding (d)CMP kinase: protein MKTRKIAIDGVASSGKSTVGKILADRLGYEFIDSGLLYRLATFIAIEQGLKNSEFDKAVSNFNVDIVGGKIFLNGKEIPLDKLRDKGVDALVSPVSEHPLVREVITSELRRIAESKNVVMVGRDIGSVVLPDAFLKIFLTATLEERASRRFKELIHKGINTTFEEVYENLKTRDMIDSGRSVAPLTVPKDAYVIDTTNLTVDEVITLILEFIKGKEYVLRNSKDYSETLF from the coding sequence ATGAAAACTCGAAAAATTGCAATTGACGGCGTTGCTTCCTCGGGTAAATCGACCGTTGGAAAAATTCTTGCAGATAGATTAGGCTACGAATTTATCGACAGTGGCCTTTTGTACAGGCTTGCAACATTTATTGCAATAGAACAAGGCTTAAAAAATTCTGAATTTGACAAAGCAGTTTCAAACTTTAATGTGGATATTGTAGGTGGGAAAATTTTTCTTAACGGTAAAGAAATTCCCCTTGATAAGTTGAGGGATAAAGGCGTTGATGCACTTGTTTCTCCCGTATCTGAGCATCCCCTGGTTCGTGAAGTTATAACGAGCGAGTTACGGAGGATTGCAGAGTCTAAAAATGTTGTTATGGTGGGAAGGGATATTGGAAGCGTTGTTTTGCCCGATGCATTTTTAAAGATATTTCTTACCGCAACCCTCGAAGAGCGTGCCTCAAGGAGATTCAAGGAACTCATCCATAAAGGTATAAATACAACATTTGAAGAAGTTTATGAGAACCTTAAAACACGAGATATGATTGATTCGGGGAGGAGTGTTGCGCCCCTTACTGTCCCAAAGGATGCCTATGTTATCGACACGACAAATTTAACTGTAGACGAGGTTATTACTCTAATTCTTGAATTTATAAAAGGGAAAGAGTATGTTCTACGAAATAGTAAGGATTATAGCGAAACTCTATTTTAA
- the rpiB gene encoding ribose 5-phosphate isomerase B: MKIAIGSDHAGFRLKEIIKNFLKTKGIEVEDFGTHTEESVDYPDYAFKVAEAVSRGEFDFGILVCGTGIGMSISANKVKGIRAALCNDLYTAHASREHNNANVLCMGGRVVGDEVAKEIVNTFLNAKFEGGRHERRINKIKDYENSKNCN; this comes from the coding sequence ATGAAAATAGCAATAGGTTCAGATCATGCAGGGTTCAGGCTTAAAGAAATCATAAAAAACTTTTTAAAGACAAAAGGAATTGAAGTTGAAGATTTTGGTACTCATACGGAGGAAAGCGTAGATTACCCTGATTATGCATTCAAAGTTGCCGAAGCGGTTTCAAGGGGAGAATTCGACTTTGGGATTCTTGTTTGTGGTACAGGAATCGGCATGAGTATTTCTGCAAATAAGGTGAAAGGTATTCGTGCAGCACTCTGTAACGATCTATATACTGCACATGCGTCGAGAGAGCACAACAACGCAAATGTCCTCTGCATGGGCGGTCGTGTTGTGGGTGATGAAGTTGCAAAGGAAATCGTAAATACTTTTCTTAATGCAAAGTTTGAGGGTGGAAGGCACGAGCGCAGGATAAACAAGATCAAAGATTATGAAAACTCGAAAAATTGCAATTGA
- the murJ gene encoding murein biosynthesis integral membrane protein MurJ, whose protein sequence is MDRKRILRSQTITEAAIITSIVAFLSKIVGYIRDMLTAKYFGTSPQVDAFEVALIIPNMILGLFAAGMQTIIVRMYTEKKEQQGLEKGKTFVSQLFFIYSVLLFFITILLVIFSPFFVKIVAFGLTSDRFTYASTFVKMLAIFGYLNIMTGFFTGIFQAEKQFLYPAVTGLIANIVIPITLILLAPKIGIYSRVWGQNLFGFVYFFLLFSFLYFRWKFFRHYDIKEIDWAGFKEFTNLMIPAMIVSGLSVLYQITDKTVASYLPSGAIASLSYAQTVYLIPYSLIGASLATAVYPTLSSHAVSKNDEDYMRLFKKSFYVLVFIMVPFTVYFTVWARPIVRVLFERGAFTESSAVLTQWNVAMYSLGLLGITLADLFRRAFFTYKDTKTPMLISWVSAFLNLVFDILLAKLMGAPGIALATTIVTYASLVQYIMYGRHRKYFEAGYLKHLVLELMKSILVGILMGLLAYLSLRFIPVKAHAVTVFLRSIGIGAVIFIIYVGLGKLVRSEIFDVAISYGLSAVNHIFKRIRR, encoded by the coding sequence ATGGATAGGAAAAGGATTCTTCGAAGCCAGACAATAACCGAAGCAGCAATTATCACCTCAATAGTTGCTTTTCTGAGTAAAATTGTTGGCTACATAAGGGATATGCTTACTGCCAAATATTTTGGCACATCTCCCCAGGTGGATGCTTTCGAGGTTGCACTCATTATTCCTAATATGATTTTGGGGCTTTTTGCAGCAGGCATGCAAACCATTATCGTAAGGATGTATACAGAAAAAAAAGAACAACAGGGCTTGGAAAAGGGAAAGACTTTTGTAAGCCAACTTTTCTTCATCTATAGCGTCCTTCTTTTCTTTATAACAATCCTTCTTGTCATTTTTAGCCCGTTTTTTGTAAAAATTGTTGCCTTTGGTTTAACTTCCGATAGGTTTACATACGCCTCAACATTTGTTAAAATGCTTGCTATATTTGGTTACCTTAATATTATGACAGGTTTCTTCACGGGTATATTCCAGGCAGAAAAGCAGTTTCTATATCCTGCTGTTACAGGGCTCATTGCAAACATTGTAATCCCTATAACCCTAATTTTACTTGCACCAAAGATCGGAATTTACAGTAGAGTATGGGGACAAAATTTGTTTGGTTTTGTTTACTTTTTCCTTCTATTTTCATTTCTCTATTTTCGCTGGAAGTTTTTCAGGCATTATGACATAAAGGAAATTGACTGGGCGGGATTTAAGGAATTCACAAACCTTATGATACCTGCAATGATCGTATCAGGGTTGAGTGTTCTTTATCAGATAACTGACAAAACAGTTGCATCCTATTTGCCGTCAGGTGCAATTGCCTCCCTTTCATATGCGCAAACTGTTTATCTTATACCTTATTCACTTATTGGTGCCTCTCTTGCAACAGCAGTTTATCCAACGCTTTCTTCTCATGCAGTAAGCAAAAACGACGAAGATTATATGAGGCTATTTAAAAAGTCGTTCTATGTTCTTGTGTTCATTATGGTCCCTTTCACTGTTTATTTCACCGTGTGGGCTCGCCCTATAGTGAGGGTTTTATTTGAAAGAGGTGCCTTCACTGAATCTTCAGCGGTACTTACTCAATGGAATGTTGCTATGTATTCTTTAGGACTTTTAGGAATTACGCTTGCCGATTTGTTCAGAAGGGCGTTCTTCACCTATAAGGATACAAAAACACCAATGCTTATAAGTTGGGTAAGCGCCTTTTTAAACCTTGTTTTCGATATTCTTCTTGCAAAATTAATGGGCGCTCCTGGTATTGCGCTTGCAACAACAATAGTAACCTATGCATCTCTTGTTCAATACATAATGTACGGAAGACACAGGAAATACTTTGAAGCAGGTTATCTTAAGCATTTAGTCCTGGAACTAATGAAGAGTATTTTGGTTGGGATTTTAATGGGTCTTCTTGCGTATCTTTCTTTGCGATTTATTCCCGTTAAGGCACATGCTGTTACGGTATTTTTAAGAAGTATTGGTATTGGTGCAGTTATATTTATAATTTATGTAGGGCTTGGCAAACTTGTAAGAAGCGAGATATTTGATGTTGCCATTTCTTATGGATTAAGTGCTGTTAATCATATTTTTAAAAGAATCAGGAGGTAA
- a CDS encoding glycosyltransferase, translating to MSKDILFLSSNRYGDFPSRKTRFSKYLSEKGFRVVYVDSPHTYLGYLKKGFKVESYGLKEVFPNFYVLRSFPILPFFKKYLPFNKIDSQIYYSKIASALKEISFDPALIFTYIPFFPDALTKFKSKIIYDCVDDHASFGGLINPSFVNALEKKTVEVSDVVITTGNEFLKDKLKKFGKEPVQIPNGVDYALFSNWLNNKESLNIKNQIVYVGAIANWFDIDLVKYIADSFKDYEILLIGFASVDISELLSKENVKFLGKLTQEQFAPILWQSKAAIIPFKVNDLTRKIDPLKAYEYLASGVPVVSTPVGNVSQLPVYVAEAKEDFVKELKRAIDDDTIEKRVKRTLDAKEYSWENRLETVFKIVESLISNG from the coding sequence ATGAGTAAAGACATCCTTTTTCTTTCTTCCAATAGATACGGCGATTTTCCTTCAAGAAAAACACGTTTCTCTAAGTACCTTTCTGAAAAAGGTTTTAGAGTCGTTTATGTGGACTCACCTCACACTTACCTTGGCTATCTCAAAAAAGGCTTTAAAGTCGAAAGTTATGGGCTTAAAGAAGTTTTTCCGAATTTTTATGTTTTAAGAAGTTTTCCAATACTCCCGTTTTTTAAAAAATACCTTCCTTTCAATAAGATTGACTCTCAAATATACTACAGTAAAATTGCTTCTGCCCTTAAGGAAATATCTTTCGACCCTGCACTTATTTTTACATATATCCCCTTTTTCCCGGATGCTCTTACCAAATTTAAATCAAAAATCATCTATGATTGTGTCGATGATCACGCAAGTTTTGGAGGGCTTATAAACCCATCTTTTGTTAATGCACTTGAAAAGAAAACAGTCGAGGTATCGGATGTTGTAATAACAACGGGAAACGAGTTCCTCAAAGATAAACTCAAGAAATTCGGAAAGGAACCAGTCCAAATACCAAATGGTGTAGATTATGCGCTTTTTTCAAACTGGCTTAATAACAAAGAAAGCCTAAATATTAAAAACCAGATTGTATATGTTGGAGCAATCGCAAACTGGTTTGATATTGACCTTGTAAAATACATAGCCGATTCTTTTAAAGATTACGAAATTCTACTCATTGGTTTTGCATCTGTTGATATCTCAGAGTTATTATCAAAAGAAAATGTTAAATTTCTTGGTAAACTCACCCAGGAGCAGTTTGCACCGATTTTGTGGCAGTCGAAAGCAGCAATAATTCCCTTTAAGGTAAACGACTTAACCAGGAAGATTGACCCTCTTAAGGCTTATGAGTATCTTGCTTCCGGCGTCCCAGTTGTGTCAACTCCTGTAGGGAATGTTTCTCAATTGCCTGTGTATGTAGCGGAGGCAAAGGAAGATTTCGTTAAGGAACTAAAGCGCGCAATAGATGATGATACTATCGAAAAAAGGGTTAAAAGGACGCTTGATGCAAAAGAATACTCCTGGGAAAATAGATTAGAGACCGTATTTAAGATAGTGGAGAGCCTTATTTCAAATGGATAG